From Halorubrum salinarum, the proteins below share one genomic window:
- a CDS encoding vWA domain-containing protein: MTPEATTEPTRTAPISRRSLLRTTGAVGALTIGGAGLPFATGSAAADDHLIETCGGEVDVVVALDYSGSIRSAGTWGDIQSGVDSFLGVVPDDVQLGLVTFGDAPAAFAYGPGTLLAPATASNVSAVRGGVPASAPPQENATHMPGALDFSNAILDQEGRGGKEIVVLITDGGPNYENGVVGDGASPPADDTTFPYGTFAYTGGSSGGENGVAGEPGELDETAATATAITAAGRRIIAVGIGENVAGFDDYLRDEIASTPDDFVAVQEASNLGAELESLISEVCAECTDCTADGRLAKYEFACVETDPDTGECIAADFVLESGSADDVAYAAGSFTSKAGEAFEPMGATFETEYCDLYALVKSGRELEVQSLQATDGSVTVGTANGEKFAISFVAFYCTEAAATEALERFPGGGRSSRGGRSSRRRR, encoded by the coding sequence ATGACACCCGAAGCCACAACCGAACCGACCCGGACCGCTCCCATCTCGCGACGCAGCCTCCTCCGCACGACGGGCGCGGTCGGCGCGCTCACCATCGGCGGAGCCGGTCTGCCGTTCGCCACCGGATCCGCCGCCGCGGACGACCACCTTATCGAGACCTGCGGCGGCGAGGTCGACGTCGTCGTCGCGCTCGACTATTCGGGCTCGATACGGTCCGCCGGCACCTGGGGCGACATCCAGAGCGGCGTGGACAGCTTCCTCGGCGTCGTGCCGGACGACGTTCAGCTGGGTCTCGTCACGTTCGGCGACGCGCCCGCAGCGTTCGCGTACGGGCCGGGGACCCTCCTCGCCCCCGCGACCGCGAGCAACGTCTCGGCCGTCCGGGGCGGCGTGCCCGCGAGCGCCCCGCCGCAAGAGAACGCGACGCACATGCCCGGCGCCTTGGACTTCTCGAACGCGATCCTCGACCAGGAGGGCCGCGGCGGGAAAGAGATCGTCGTCCTGATCACCGACGGCGGGCCGAACTACGAGAACGGGGTCGTCGGCGACGGCGCCTCGCCGCCGGCCGACGACACGACGTTCCCCTACGGCACGTTCGCGTACACGGGCGGATCGAGCGGCGGCGAGAACGGCGTCGCCGGCGAACCCGGCGAGCTGGACGAGACCGCCGCCACCGCGACCGCGATCACGGCCGCCGGGCGCCGCATTATCGCCGTCGGCATCGGCGAGAACGTCGCCGGCTTCGACGACTACCTCCGAGACGAGATCGCTAGCACCCCCGACGACTTCGTCGCCGTCCAGGAGGCGTCGAACTTGGGCGCGGAGCTGGAATCGCTCATCAGCGAGGTCTGTGCGGAGTGTACCGACTGTACCGCCGACGGCCGGCTCGCGAAGTACGAGTTCGCCTGCGTCGAGACCGACCCCGACACCGGCGAGTGTATCGCGGCCGACTTCGTCCTGGAATCGGGCTCCGCTGACGACGTCGCGTACGCCGCCGGGTCCTTCACCAGCAAGGCGGGCGAAGCGTTCGAGCCGATGGGCGCCACCTTCGAGACGGAGTACTGCGACCTCTACGCCCTGGTCAAGAGCGGCCGGGAGCTGGAGGTCCAGTCCCTCCAAGCGACCGACGGGAGCGTCACCGTCGGCACCGCCAACGGCGAGAAGTTCGCGATCAGCTTCGTGGCGTTCTACTGTACCGAGGCGGCCGCGACCGAGGCGCTGGAGCGCTTCCCGGGCGGCGGGCGATCCTCCCGCGGTGGGCGGTCCTCGCGCCGTCGCCGCTGA
- a CDS encoding zinc ribbon domain-containing protein: MLDVGTVYLVAAGALLLVALAVGVRALVRIFREGRERRRKRREGELDRYTKDPEYDREPPDPEAASRSTCPQCGAENDASFAFCRECAAPLGPGA, from the coding sequence ATGCTCGACGTCGGGACGGTCTACCTCGTCGCGGCCGGCGCGCTGCTGCTCGTCGCGCTCGCCGTCGGCGTCCGCGCCCTCGTCCGGATCTTCCGCGAGGGGCGCGAGCGCCGCCGCAAGCGACGCGAGGGGGAACTCGACCGGTACACCAAGGACCCGGAGTACGACCGCGAGCCCCCCGACCCCGAGGCCGCGTCGCGGTCGACCTGTCCGCAGTGCGGCGCCGAGAACGACGCGTCGTTCGCGTTCTGTCGCGAGTGCGCGGCGCCGCTCGGTCCCGGGGCGTAA
- a CDS encoding HAD family hydrolase, translated as MSRFAAVAFDLDDTLCRHDHDVDALYRRAFERAGVEPFGEPSELWPLLDGPPDPDDRVGYLGAGFARLAAQHGRDVDPVALAAAFEAVADESRVAYLPGAADALAAAAAAGPVGVLTNGPEARQRAKVEALGLADRVDAIVYAGDLPRRKPHAEPFERLAAALSVDRREMLYVGNSLAYDVAGAHNAGLRSAWLRGDPDDAAAPYRPDYVVDSLDEVAALLTADDRSGDEAATRTEGDG; from the coding sequence ATGAGCCGGTTCGCGGCGGTCGCGTTCGACCTCGACGACACGCTGTGCCGCCACGACCACGACGTGGACGCCCTCTACCGACGGGCGTTCGAGCGGGCGGGCGTCGAGCCGTTCGGGGAGCCGTCGGAGCTGTGGCCTCTCCTCGACGGGCCGCCGGACCCCGACGACCGGGTCGGGTACCTCGGCGCGGGGTTCGCGCGGCTGGCGGCCCAGCACGGCCGGGACGTGGACCCCGTCGCGCTCGCGGCGGCGTTCGAGGCGGTCGCGGACGAGTCGCGGGTGGCGTACCTCCCGGGCGCCGCCGACGCGCTGGCGGCCGCGGCGGCCGCGGGCCCCGTGGGCGTGCTCACGAACGGGCCCGAGGCGCGCCAGCGGGCGAAGGTGGAAGCGCTCGGGCTGGCCGACCGCGTCGACGCGATCGTGTACGCCGGGGACCTCCCGCGCCGGAAGCCCCACGCGGAGCCGTTCGAGCGGCTGGCGGCGGCGCTGTCGGTCGACCGGCGAGAGATGCTGTACGTCGGGAACTCGCTGGCGTACGACGTCGCCGGCGCGCACAACGCCGGCCTCCGGTCCGCGTGGCTCCGGGGGGACCCCGACGACGCGGCGGCCCCGTACCGCCCGGACTACGTCGTCGACTCGCTGGACGAGGTGGCCGCGCTGCTGACGGCGGACGACAGGTCGGGAGACGAGGCGGCGACCCGGACGGAGGGAGACGGGTGA